A stretch of DNA from Candida dubliniensis CD36 chromosome 6, complete sequence:
GTAAATTACCACATCTATCCTTaccaaaattgattttcaaatttttataatcatcaaatgatttaattccGTCAATGGCTTTAATGGCATTAgcaatattaataaaattaataaatgcacaatttttctcttccaaataattaatttgttcaatatcTCCAAATTTAGTGAAATCTTCTCTTAATTTAGTTGGattgaaatattcaaaatcaacaatgttaccaatataaatatttcttgAAGCTCCATTGGACACTGCCAAGGATAATGCATTGGATAATGGACCAGAATGTTTACCCCAACCAACTTTAATACGACGATTATGAATTGTTAATCCATGTAATTGACACATGGCGAAAAATTGGGCAGCAGCAATAGGATCAATAAATGTAATAAAACAAACGTGACGTTCCTTTAAAAATCGAACGCTTTGTAATAATCCTCCACGAACAACATTacaaatttcttcaattgaagaatctTGATGTAAATTACCCAAATAAACCGTACGATTTCCTAAATTATTAGCCCCACCAGCCTGAGTAGCAATCTGTGCTGCAGCAGCTGATTGTTGTACTAATGCCAGAGAAATAAATTCTCGATCAGCAGCAGTAACAATATGTTCCATACCAGGAGCCAACCCTAAATATTGAGCGGCATTATGTTGTTGAGTTTTAGTAATAAATGCACAACGATCTTTACCATAATACACTTTAGGATATTTTTCTGattgtaaattattaacACAACGAATGGCCGAGGCAATACTAAGGAAATGAACAAAGGCAATTCCCTTTTCTGGGATAGTTTTAATACATTCAATTGGACCATAAATACtcaaatcattaatgatttcttcttcagatATATTCAGAGGAGATAAATTACCCAAATAAACATTTCTAGTGGCTCCATCATTAGTAACTGCTTGTAACACTCCAGGTTGAATAGCAGTATTTTTCCCCCATCCAACACGAATATTATAACCTTTAATGttgattttcttcaaaataAATTCACTATGCATCAATAAGGCAGCATTGGTATCCAAAAAActaataaaacaacaatttttccCTGGAATGATTCgaacattttcaattattccTGAACGAACATAATCAAGTAATTCATGAGGTTCAAGATCATTAGGTAAATTACCAAGATAAACTGTTCGTGAGTTGCCAGCTTCTTGTCCAGGAGCAACTGCCATACCCGGTAATCCTGGTTGgtgttgctgctgttgttgatgattttgttgttggtgctGTTGATCATGTTGTGGAATCATGCCTACTCCCAATTCTGGCTGTTGAAATTCTGGTTGATGAAATGCctgttgttgctgaaaATGTTGTTGCTCATATTGAGGATAGCCACCAACACCCCCATTActaaaatcattatattGTGACGGTGGCATCAAATTCATCCCATCAAACCCTTCACTACCTTGTTGgtgctgctgttgttgttgttgttgctgctggaAAAGATGTTCTGGTGCAAATTGACCATATTGAGGAATTTGTCCCGCCATTGGTTGCGGCATTGCCTGAgagttttgttgttgatacaTTGGATATTGGTTAGGATCCAACATCATATCCTCATTCGGATCAGGTTGTTGCGACGGGTAAAAAGACATTTCAAGTGGTTAAGGTTCCAAAAGTTTTCTCTTCAGTGtcagttttttttcttcttctcttctATATATAGATTGTTAATCTTGACTTTAAATTACCACTCTAATtatatctttcttttgtttgtcTTTATAGTTAATATTGTGTTTCTATATACTGTTATCTATAATTgaatggtggtggtggccgtggtttataatattgaaaaatgggtgaaaaaaaatttttgaaagagtgaagttgatttgaaaaaaaaaaaatattttcttttcatctTAACacattgatttttttgtcCTTCTCTCTCGCACACACATTGACAAACTATTagttaaaatttttttttttaactttaTGTATGAATAAGCCCAAAGAAAGATCTTCTCTCACCATGAATGAGATATAGATATAACTTTCTTTATTAGGTACAGGTTGTAAATTTACGATCCACacttactactactactactactactactactgctactactactactaccattTACCTCAACACATACTCATCTACTTATTCAATGAAAACATTCTTTGTTTAGATGTTAATATTTCTATGTCATCTACAACAACCCAGAAAAAATGTCGCCTTTTGATCTCATAAATACGACATCTACTTATTTAGACATGGACAAAAATTGTACGGAATGCGGAATGCGGGTGGAGTAGATGAGATGCCCAGATCCCATATTATAGGGGGTCAGAAAAATATTGGTCACCAGTAAAGACAAATGAATTGACTAGAATATTCAAAGATATACGCTATTAAATAAGCTTGACTTGTCTAAGACAGTTCTCATCTCTTACCCTTGCATATCTTCCATCGTTGTTAGTTCCACTCAAAAATCATTTCAACTTACTCTTTAGATTCAATTACGCATTAGCCACACACCCTCAAATCTTGGCCCTCAGCACATTATTCAGGGACAAACATTCTTTTAAGGTATTCTATCCACCTAATTcggtttttcttttttagtaCCTACACATTGTTTTTCTCACTCTATCTCGAATATATTACAAATCCTGTCTATGGTTATTCACTTTACTCTAATAAAATGGCAGCCATccaaaataaatcaatgcCAAGTTTTGTGTACTTGTTGCTTCTTGAATCAATTCTCGTACTGCAGCTTCAGTGCTCAACCCATTAGCATTCAATTTCTCAATAACTGTCATTATTGCTGTGCCAGCTTCTGACCCTTCTTCCTCGGGCTGTACACCAGGTCCTGTTTCATCCTCTTGCAACTTCCGCTTTTTGAAGCGCGATAATGTCCATGAATATAATGGATCCCACCGTAAAACATCCAATATAGATATAATGTGTTCCTTATTCGATCTCAATACCCTTAATGTATGTTCACAAGATTTTTTAAACA
This window harbors:
- a CDS encoding RNA-binding protein, putative (Similar to S. cerevisiae MRN1); amino-acid sequence: MSFYPSQQPDPNEDMMLDPNQYPMYQQQNSQAMPQPMAGQIPQYGQFAPEHLFQQQQQQQQQHQQGSEGFDGMNLMPPSQYNDFSNGGVGGYPQYEQQHFQQQQAFHQPEFQQPELGVGMIPQHDQQHQQQNHQQQQQHQPGLPGMAVAPGQEAGNSRTVYLGNLPNDLEPHELLDYVRSGIIENVRIIPGKNCCFISFLDTNAALLMHSEFILKKINIKGYNIRVGWGKNTAIQPGVLQAVTNDGATRNVYLGNLSPSNISEEEIINDLSIYGPIECIKTIPEKGIAFVHFLSIASAIRCVNNLQSEKYPKVYYGKDRCAFITKTQQHNAAQYLGLAPGMEHIVTAADREFISSALVQQSAAAAQIATQAGGANNLGNRTVYLGNLHQDSSIEEICNVVRGGLLQSVRFLKERHVCFITFIDPIAAAQFFAMCQLHGLTIHNRRIKVGWGKHSGPLSNALSLAVSNGASRNIYIGNIVDFEYFNPTKLREDFTKFGDIEQINYLEEKNCAFINFINIANAIKAIDGIKSFDDYKNLKINFGKDRCGNLPRQFQNQLPLSSSSPSPAQNQSSGVTPAFANDHDDNTQSLSTPQTEVPPASPSSAAVSSDIQSEALPVGGGALGIIEDGEFYKESTPF